One part of the Candidatus Saccharimonadales bacterium genome encodes these proteins:
- a CDS encoding DUF5668 domain-containing protein, with protein sequence MKKSLGQIVFGLAVIFIGVGFALDALNIVNFSMAASTWWPLFVILAGVVSLISNPRTFVWPLVIIAAGILLQIRELGLLTFNPWGLIWPVIIIIFGASILFKSGAGSKKQDRKEKDLDLFAGFSGHEAKSSSDDFKGGKATAIFGGIELDLRHAKIKDKASLEVFAAFGGIDIRVPEGWRVEVSGTPILGGWENKTDEPKEKNAPTLIIQGTCLFGGVSIKN encoded by the coding sequence ATGAAAAAATCATTAGGACAAATAGTCTTTGGACTAGCAGTAATTTTTATAGGCGTTGGCTTTGCTCTAGATGCTCTAAACATCGTGAATTTTAGTATGGCGGCAAGCACGTGGTGGCCGTTATTTGTGATTCTAGCAGGAGTGGTGAGCTTGATTAGTAATCCACGCACCTTTGTGTGGCCTTTGGTCATTATAGCTGCGGGTATTCTATTGCAAATTCGCGAGCTTGGATTGCTGACGTTCAACCCTTGGGGTTTGATCTGGCCAGTGATAATTATTATCTTTGGAGCGTCAATTTTGTTTAAAAGTGGTGCAGGTAGCAAAAAACAAGACCGTAAAGAGAAAGATCTTGATTTATTTGCGGGCTTTTCGGGCCACGAGGCAAAGAGTAGTAGCGACGATTTCAAGGGCGGTAAAGCTACAGCAATCTTTGGTGGAATTGAACTTGATTTACGTCACGCTAAGATCAAGGACAAAGCTAGTCTAGAAGTTTTTGCAGCTTTTGGTGGAATCGATATTCGTGTCCCCGAAGGCTGGCGCGTTGAAGTTAGTGGTACGCCAATTTTGGGAGGCTGGGAAAACAAAACTGACGAACCTAAAGAAAAGAATGCCCCTACGCTAATTATTCAGGGTACGTGCCTTTTTGGCGGCGTGAGCATTAAAAACTAA
- the aspS gene encoding aspartate--tRNA(Asn) ligase — protein sequence MRTLSKELKKFVGEKVTVQGWLHKKRLLGGLTFIVVRDRSGLVQVLVKDKDEVEKLRGLQLGTILKVEGLVAADDRAPGGVELHEVVLHVEVPVEFESPIEIDKPLSHESSNLDTLLDYRVVGLRNTREQAIFKIQSEIQRAIRKYLHEQDFTEFKSPKLLPGATEGGAEVFKLDYFGKEATLAQSPQFYKEIMVGVFERVYEIGAAYRAEPSATTRHMTEYTSVDAEMGFVTIEDIKKLLSGIMHEVSDHLWKECEAELNMWGSVKPILPKEIPSLSMAQIHELYSAATGENTVGEKDLRPDEERWICDYTKENMGSEAVFVTDWPASEMRFYHKTQDGKPEFADRIDLLFRGLEMVTGSMRENRYDVLVRQLKEMAGGDPESEGFKNFVAAFKYGMPSLGGFGMGLERLTQKMIGLQNVKEATLFPRDINRLAP from the coding sequence ATGAGAACTCTGAGTAAAGAATTAAAGAAGTTTGTTGGTGAAAAAGTTACCGTCCAGGGGTGGTTGCATAAAAAACGCTTGCTTGGTGGCTTAACGTTTATTGTGGTGCGCGACCGCAGCGGTTTGGTGCAGGTTTTAGTAAAAGATAAAGATGAAGTAGAGAAGCTACGTGGCTTACAATTGGGTACAATTTTAAAAGTAGAAGGTTTAGTAGCGGCCGATGACCGTGCGCCTGGTGGTGTTGAGCTTCACGAGGTTGTTTTGCACGTAGAAGTGCCGGTGGAATTTGAATCACCGATCGAGATTGATAAACCATTAAGTCATGAATCTAGTAACCTTGACACACTTTTAGATTATCGAGTGGTTGGTTTGCGCAACACGCGCGAACAGGCGATTTTTAAAATTCAGTCCGAAATTCAGCGCGCAATCCGCAAATATTTGCACGAACAAGATTTTACCGAATTTAAATCGCCAAAACTTTTGCCTGGCGCGACCGAAGGTGGAGCCGAAGTTTTTAAACTCGACTACTTTGGTAAAGAAGCGACACTAGCCCAAAGCCCGCAATTTTACAAAGAAATCATGGTTGGTGTTTTTGAGCGCGTTTACGAAATTGGTGCGGCTTACCGTGCCGAACCAAGCGCAACAACCCGCCACATGACCGAATATACGAGCGTTGATGCCGAAATGGGCTTTGTTACAATCGAAGACATTAAAAAGTTGCTAAGCGGCATCATGCACGAAGTCTCTGACCACCTGTGGAAAGAATGTGAAGCAGAGTTGAACATGTGGGGATCGGTTAAACCGATTCTGCCAAAAGAAATCCCGAGTCTGAGCATGGCGCAAATTCACGAACTTTACAGCGCTGCAACGGGCGAAAATACAGTTGGCGAAAAAGACCTACGCCCGGATGAAGAGCGCTGGATATGCGATTACACAAAAGAGAACATGGGGTCTGAGGCTGTATTCGTAACCGACTGGCCTGCCAGCGAAATGCGCTTTTACCACAAAACTCAAGACGGTAAACCAGAATTCGCCGACCGAATAGACTTGCTGTTCCGTGGTCTTGAAATGGTGACTGGCAGTATGCGTGAAAACCGCTACGATGTCTTAGTGCGACAGCTAAAAGAAATGGCCGGAGGTGACCCAGAGTCAGAAGGCTTTAAAAACTTCGTGGCCGCCTTCAAATACGGCATGCCGTCACTTGGTGGCTTTGGCATGGGCTTGGAGCGCTTAACTCAAAAAATGATTGGACTGCAAAACGTCAAAGAAGCCACGTTATTCCCACGCGACATCAACCGCCTAGCGCCTTAG